The following coding sequences are from one Acidobacteriota bacterium window:
- the rnr gene encoding ribonuclease R — MLTPDQRERTLRFIRAVKAGGPGEFTFRDAVRALDLDSDDRRDLRRLLEELEDEGVLRRVRRGRYSAAAREVHVSGTLSRHRDGYGFLIPDDGSGYGEDIFIPARNLEDALHEDRVLVRVEQKTLPARRPREGGRGGRASRRTRAENGDSRRRLEGRVVRVLERKHPVIVGRYRAHSRFPCVQPLDARMADDIRIPPAAGLEARDGQIVAVAITLPPGRHRLPQGRILEVLGNPDDPGIEYRIARHKFGLPADFPPEALEEAEAIPDRVREEDCRGREDFRAETAVTIDGESARDFDDAVSLRRLDSGNWLLGVHIADVSHYVHEGSELDAAAYARGTSVYFPDRAIPMLPPRLSSGICSLKPGVDRLVLSALVEVTPRGRVVARRFTEGVLRSRARLTYTAVAGILLGRAPDEGARHADLIPLLEDMQGLCRALARKRYARGAVDFDLPEADIRFDPEGRVTGIIPTERNIAHRIIEEFMLLVNEQVALALTSSGGPALYRIHEKPDPRKVEEFAEFAQVLGHRLPRSGEEYVPGDFQKFIRGLEGSPEQKFLAYLMLRSFMQARYSTENAGHFGLALEEYTHFTAPIRRYPDLVVHRLLKRLLGGKESAGWRVRLARRLPEIARHASERERNADEAEREIEQFKKAQFMAGRVGEEFEAVVFSPSRQGFFVELLDPFVEGFVPAETLIDDRYRYLEKTRTHVGERRRRRFQLGSRVRVRLDRVDLEAARLTFSVAGGR, encoded by the coding sequence ATGCTGACCCCGGATCAGAGAGAGCGGACCCTGCGCTTCATCCGGGCCGTGAAAGCGGGGGGCCCGGGGGAATTCACCTTCCGGGACGCCGTCCGGGCGCTGGATCTGGACAGCGACGATCGCAGGGACCTCCGGCGGCTCCTGGAGGAACTGGAGGATGAAGGCGTCCTCCGCCGCGTCCGCCGGGGGCGCTACTCGGCGGCGGCGCGGGAGGTCCACGTCTCGGGAACCCTCAGCCGCCACCGGGACGGTTACGGCTTCCTGATTCCGGATGACGGCTCCGGCTACGGGGAGGACATCTTCATCCCCGCGCGGAACCTGGAGGACGCCCTGCACGAGGACCGCGTCCTGGTGCGGGTCGAACAGAAGACGCTGCCGGCGCGCCGCCCGCGCGAGGGGGGGCGCGGGGGGCGCGCCTCCCGCCGCACCCGTGCGGAAAACGGGGACTCCCGGCGGAGGCTCGAGGGCCGCGTCGTCCGGGTGCTGGAAAGAAAACACCCCGTCATCGTCGGCCGCTACCGGGCCCATTCCCGGTTTCCGTGTGTCCAGCCGCTCGATGCGCGGATGGCCGACGACATCCGGATCCCCCCGGCAGCGGGGCTCGAAGCCCGGGACGGCCAGATCGTCGCCGTCGCCATCACCCTCCCCCCCGGGCGCCACCGGCTCCCGCAGGGGAGGATCCTCGAAGTCCTGGGAAACCCGGACGACCCGGGGATCGAATACAGGATCGCCCGGCACAAATTCGGGCTTCCGGCCGATTTCCCTCCGGAGGCGCTCGAGGAGGCGGAAGCGATCCCGGACCGGGTCCGGGAGGAGGATTGCCGGGGGCGGGAGGATTTTCGCGCCGAGACGGCCGTAACCATCGACGGGGAAAGCGCGCGCGATTTTGACGACGCCGTCAGCCTCCGGCGGCTCGACTCGGGCAACTGGCTCCTCGGCGTGCACATCGCCGACGTCTCCCACTACGTCCACGAAGGTTCGGAACTGGACGCGGCCGCCTATGCCCGGGGCACCTCGGTCTATTTCCCCGATCGGGCGATCCCGATGCTCCCCCCGAGGCTCTCGAGCGGGATATGCAGCCTGAAACCGGGGGTGGACCGCCTCGTGCTGTCGGCCCTCGTGGAGGTCACACCCCGGGGGCGCGTCGTCGCCCGGCGCTTCACCGAAGGGGTGCTCCGAAGCCGCGCCCGCCTGACCTACACCGCCGTCGCCGGGATCCTGCTCGGCAGGGCGCCCGATGAAGGGGCGCGCCACGCCGACCTGATCCCCCTCCTGGAAGACATGCAGGGGCTCTGCCGCGCCCTCGCGCGGAAACGGTACGCCCGGGGGGCCGTGGATTTCGACCTGCCGGAAGCCGACATCCGGTTCGACCCGGAGGGGCGGGTGACGGGCATCATCCCTACGGAGCGCAACATCGCCCATCGCATCATCGAGGAGTTCATGCTCCTGGTCAACGAGCAGGTCGCCCTGGCTCTCACCTCCTCGGGGGGACCGGCGCTCTACCGCATCCACGAAAAACCCGACCCGCGCAAGGTCGAGGAGTTCGCCGAATTCGCCCAGGTCCTCGGCCACCGGCTGCCAAGGAGCGGGGAGGAATATGTCCCCGGGGATTTCCAGAAATTCATCCGGGGACTCGAAGGGAGTCCGGAGCAGAAATTCCTGGCCTATCTCATGCTCCGGTCCTTCATGCAGGCGCGCTACTCGACGGAAAATGCGGGGCATTTCGGCCTGGCGCTGGAGGAATACACCCACTTCACCGCCCCGATCCGGAGATACCCCGACCTGGTCGTGCACCGTCTGCTCAAGCGCCTCCTCGGCGGGAAAGAGTCCGCCGGGTGGCGGGTGCGCCTGGCCCGGCGCCTCCCCGAAATCGCGCGGCACGCCTCCGAGCGCGAAAGGAACGCCGACGAAGCCGAGCGGGAAATCGAGCAGTTCAAGAAAGCGCAGTTCATGGCCGGAAGGGTGGGCGAGGAGTTCGAGGCCGTGGTCTTCTCCCCCTCCCGCCAGGGATTCTTCGTGGAGCTGCTCGATCCCTTCGTGGAAGGATTCGTCCCGGCCGAGACCCTGATCGACGACCGGTACCGCTACCTGGAAAAGACCCGCACCCATGTCGGGGAACGGCGGCGGCGGCGGTTCCAGCTCGGCTCGCGGGTCCGGGTGCGGCTCGACCGCGTGGACCTCGAGGCCGCCCGCCTGACCTTTTCCGTGGCCGGCGGCCGTTAG
- a CDS encoding L-seryl-tRNA(Sec) selenium transferase: protein MKNEPPQEILRRIPAVDQLLLRPAIASWVESTGHEFVVAEIQRLLAEVRAAILSQDADAGTTPEQLEAALGARLGRRLRPGLGPVINASGVILHTNLGRAPLSAGARETLSAHSAGYTNLEYDLSEGKRSQRDKLIQPLLREVLGCEDAAVVNNNAAAVYLILDTLARGREVIVSRGELVEIGGSFRIPEIMARSGALLREVGTTNKTRIGDYESALNENTALLLKVHPSNYRMHGFTEKPALEALVDLARRRRVPLVEDIGSGCLVDLRPYGIADEPTVQASLSSGVDLISFSGDKLLGGPQAGIIAGARSLVEPIRKNPLMRTYRVDKLVYGALEATLGSYRFGRAAAEIPVVRMIAMTVEETRRRARRFARRLRPLLPGGAAVHLVEGESVVGGGSCPESALPSILVSLESESVRPGVIESRLRSLDPPVIIRIEGDRALVDLRTVLPFQEKVLAESLLEAVSPGFERAPGPSGG, encoded by the coding sequence GCGATCGCCTCCTGGGTGGAGTCCACCGGGCACGAGTTCGTCGTGGCCGAGATTCAGCGCCTGCTGGCCGAGGTCCGCGCCGCGATTCTGTCGCAGGATGCCGACGCCGGGACCACCCCCGAACAGCTAGAGGCCGCCCTCGGCGCGAGGCTGGGGCGGCGTTTGCGCCCGGGACTCGGTCCGGTGATCAACGCGTCCGGTGTCATCCTGCACACCAACCTGGGGCGGGCGCCGCTGTCGGCCGGCGCCCGTGAGACTTTATCGGCACATTCCGCCGGTTACACCAACCTGGAATACGATCTTTCCGAAGGGAAGCGGTCCCAGAGGGACAAGCTGATCCAGCCCCTGTTGCGGGAAGTGCTGGGGTGCGAGGACGCCGCGGTCGTCAACAACAACGCCGCCGCCGTCTACCTGATCCTCGACACGCTGGCCCGCGGCCGGGAGGTCATCGTCAGCCGGGGAGAACTGGTGGAGATCGGCGGATCCTTCCGCATCCCGGAGATCATGGCCCGCAGCGGCGCCCTTCTTCGCGAGGTGGGGACCACCAACAAGACCCGGATCGGGGACTACGAATCGGCCCTCAACGAAAACACGGCCCTGCTGCTGAAGGTCCATCCCAGCAACTACCGGATGCACGGGTTCACCGAAAAGCCCGCGCTCGAGGCCCTGGTCGATCTCGCCCGGCGCCGCCGGGTCCCCCTGGTCGAGGATATCGGCAGCGGCTGCCTGGTCGACCTCAGGCCCTACGGCATCGCGGATGAGCCGACGGTCCAGGCGAGCCTGTCCTCCGGCGTCGATCTCATCTCCTTCAGCGGGGACAAGCTGCTGGGCGGCCCGCAGGCCGGGATCATCGCCGGCGCGCGGAGCCTGGTGGAGCCGATCCGCAAAAATCCCCTGATGCGGACCTACCGCGTGGACAAGCTCGTCTACGGCGCCCTGGAGGCCACCCTCGGGAGCTACCGCTTCGGGCGCGCCGCCGCGGAGATCCCCGTGGTGCGCATGATCGCCATGACGGTCGAGGAAACCCGGCGGCGCGCCCGCCGCTTCGCCCGGCGGCTGCGTCCCCTTCTTCCCGGGGGGGCGGCGGTGCATCTCGTCGAGGGGGAATCGGTGGTCGGGGGCGGATCCTGTCCCGAAAGCGCCCTCCCCTCGATCCTGGTCTCCCTGGAGTCGGAATCGGTCCGCCCCGGCGTGATCGAGTCGCGGCTGCGTTCGCTCGATCCCCCCGTGATCATAAGGATCGAGGGGGACCGGGCGCTCGTCGATCTGCGCACCGTGCTCCCGTTCCAGGAGAAGGTCCTGGCCGAAAGCCTCCTCGAAGCGGTCTCCCCCGGTTTCGAGCGCGCCCCCGGACCGTCGGGCGGCTAA